Below is a window of Oceanivirga salmonicida DNA.
TCATCTTTTGTACTCTTATGTGCTACTTTAAATAGGAATTTCTTGTCATCTCCTAAAAGTATTGATGCAATTGGCATTACTTCTCCAATTTCTCCACCAGTATTACCTCTTAAATCTAGTATTAACTTATTTATACCTTTTTCTTTTAAATCATTAAGAACCATTTTAAATTCATTACCTATATTTTTAGGAAAACTTGCTATAGAAATATAGCCTATATTTTTATCAAAAATTTTGGAATCTATAATTTTACTTTTTATTTCTTCCCTAATAGCAGTAATATTTATAGTTTTACCATCTCTTGATACTTTCAAATCAATTTTTGACCCTTTTTCTCCTCTTATAAGAGAAATAGTTTCTTTACTGCTCATTTGTTTAGTATCTTTACCATTTATTTCAATTATCTTATCATTTGCTATAAGTCCTGCTTTAAATGCTGGAGAATCTAAATATACAGTCAATATTTCAAAATATTTTCCAACTTTTTTACTTGCTTCAAATCCAAGTCCAACATACTTACTGTTAAGTTCATTTACATCTCTTTTAAGATCTTCTTCTGATAAAAATTCAGAATATTTATCTCCAAGACTATCAACAATTCCTTTTAAAGCAAAAGTATATAGTTTTGTTTTGTCAATTTTTTCATCTAATACATAATTTCTTTCAACAATATTTACAGTTCTTTTTATCTCTTGTAAATAAAGACTATCAATATTTGCATTTTTATTTGGTGTATGATTATTGTAAATTTTAATAAAATTTATAATAAATAATATTAAAAATGACAAAATAATACCAACAAATACATAAAATATGTTTTTTTTCATTTAATTTCCCTCTTTTTCTATCTTAATTTTAATATCATAAATGCTACTATACAAGTTATTATTGTTATAATCCAAAATCTCATTGTAACCTTAGTTTCAGGTATGCCTGATAATTCATAATGATGATGAATTGGTGCCATTTTGAAAAATCTTTTTTTAGTTTTCTTAAAGTAAAATACCTGTATAATTACTGATGCTGCTTCAAGTATAAATACAAATGCTGCTATAGGTAAAAGTAATTCTTGTTTTAAAAATATTGCTATCATACCTATCATTCCACCTAATGTAAGTGAGCCTGTATCTCCCATAAATATTTGTGCAGGGTAAAAGTTAAACCATAGAAATCCTATCATTGCTCCTATTACTGATGATAAATATACTGCTATTTCTCCAGCACCTTCTACATAATATATATTAAGGTAAGTTGCTAAGCCTTTATGTCCTGCAAAATACGCTACCATTGTAAATATTATACAGATTATCATTATAGGACCACTAACTAAACCGTCTAAACCGTCAGTTAAATTAACTGCATTAGATGAACCTATAATTACAAATATCATAAATATTATAAAACATATTGGTCCTATGTATATATATGAATCTTTAATAAATGGATTTATCACCGAAAAATCTATAGTACTGTTAACTAATCCAAAACTATATATAAAGGCAAAGCATACTAGAGTCATAATTAATTGACCTAACACTTTTTTCTTTGATGATAATCCATTTTTACTTTTAGTTAATTTTAAATAGTCATCATAGAAACCTATACTAGTAAATAAAATAGTCATAAGTATTAAATAATTATTAAACTTATTAGTAAAGTTTCCAGTTACCAACATAGTAAAAACTATTGCCATTACTATCATTATACCACCCATAGTAGGTGTACCAGCTTTACTAAAATGTGAACTAGGCCCTTCTTCTCTTATCTTATCTCCTGTTTTTTTTCTTTTTAAATAACTTATAAATTTATTACCTAATAATAGGATAAAAAATAAAGATATAAAGAAGGCTATTCCACCCCTTATTGCTAACGATTTAAATATTCTTAAAAATCCATATTCATTTATGAACAATTGCTGTAGTAAATAAAGCACTATACATCACTCCCTATAATTTCTTCTAATTTCATACCACGAGAACCCTTTAAATAGATTATACTATTTTGTTCTTTTCTTAAATCTTCTATAATTTCATTTTTATTATTCGTTTTAATAGCATCATCTATTTCAATATTACTCATTAAGTTTCCGTATAAATATAGTTTATCATAATCTATATTTTCTAAAATATCCTTTAAATCCTTATGATATTTTATTTCATTTTCCCCTAATTCTAACATATCTCCTAAAATTATTATTTTTCTTTTATTTTTAAAAATTTGATTTAGTGTTAAAAGAGAACTTTTAACTGATATGGGTGATGCATTATATGCATCATTTATGTATAAATTATTACATTTTTCTATTAATTCAAATCTCATTTTTGTTAATTTTAAATTATTTAATTTTTCTTTTGATACATTAACTCCTAACAATTTAGCAACTGCTAATCCTAAGGCTGCATCTATGGCATTATGTTTACCATATAAATTTATACTATATCTTTCATTATCATAAATAAAACTTGTTCCAAAATCATTTAATCTAATATCAGATATATTAATTTTTAAAACATTATCTAGTTCTAATGTTTTTAAGTATTCATCTTCTCCATTAACCACTACTATTTTTTTAGTATATGGTATAAGTTCACATTTAGCCTTAAATATATCATTTCTATCTTTAAAAAACTCTAAATGAGAATCCCCTATATTTACTATAATACTATAATCAGGTTTAGCAATACTTGCTAATAAGTCTATTTCTAATGGAGCACTCATACCCATTTCTAAAACTAAATATTTAGCATCTATTGGACAAGATAATATAGTATAAGGAACTCCTATATGATTATTATAGTTTCCCATTGTTTTATTTGCATCTAATATACTTGCTAATATATCTTTGGCTGTTGTTTTACCATTACTCCCTGTAATTGCAATTACTGGAAATTTGAAGTAGTCTCTATATACATTTGCCATTTCTTGCATAAATTTTACTGTATTATCTACTTTTTTAGAATTTGATATATCTTTTAAACTATCATCATATATTACAAATGCACCTTTTTCATTAGCCATTTCAATATAGTTATTTCCTGTATTTATAGCAAAAAATATATCTCCTTTATTTAGATTTCTTGAATCCATACTAACGTTACCACTAAAGGCAAAATCAGTATTTAATATCTTATTTAAAATTTCTATTTTATTCATTTCTATCACCAAATTATATTATATCATAATTAACACATTAAAATCTATTATCAGGAGACAAAAAAATTATTTACTATTTTCATCACTCATATTTCTCATAACTTCACTTAATAATCTAATAATTATTTACATTGATTTAAAATTATAACTATATATTACACCTTACGACTATAAAATACAAATGATTTTACATACAAAAAAAGAAATAACTTTCGCTATTTCTAGGTTTTATTTTTTTATTACCATTTTGAATAAATATTTTTAGAATTTTTTTGAGCAAAATTATATTCTCTAAAATTATGATTTCTTTTTAACTTCTCAAGTATCATTTTTGCTTCTGCTTCATCTATTTCACTTGCAAATTTTATAGTTTTCATACCATAATCAAATTTAATTTTTTGATTTTCAAATGCGAAAAAATCCTTATCATTGTATGACAATGTACTTTGAATAATAGCCATATCTTTTATTTCTCTTATTTCATATTTTCTTTTTCTATTTATTAAGCCTAATTTTTTTGAAATTTTTAAATTAGCATTTTCAACAGTAATAAGTTCATAACCAATTAACTTCCAAAATAAAGTATATATTGCACCTATTCCACCTATTGTC
It encodes the following:
- a CDS encoding S41 family peptidase, which gives rise to MKKNIFYVFVGIILSFLILFIINFIKIYNNHTPNKNANIDSLYLQEIKRTVNIVERNYVLDEKIDKTKLYTFALKGIVDSLGDKYSEFLSEEDLKRDVNELNSKYVGLGFEASKKVGKYFEILTVYLDSPAFKAGLIANDKIIEINGKDTKQMSSKETISLIRGEKGSKIDLKVSRDGKTINITAIREEIKSKIIDSKIFDKNIGYISIASFPKNIGNEFKMVLNDLKEKGINKLILDLRGNTGGEIGEVMPIASILLGDDKKFLFKVAHKSTKDDIYEKNEKQLFDGQIIVLANKFTASASEILISILKDYNRATIIGENTFGKGITQRFYYLDSGNIVKLTAGKYYTFSENEIDKVGIKPDIEIEMDNLVAKTAYINESDSENMKRMSIIKDVLTKQYGEKKAKEIVKNGDVQLKKAFEIFNKK
- the mraY gene encoding phospho-N-acetylmuramoyl-pentapeptide-transferase, which produces MLYLLQQLFINEYGFLRIFKSLAIRGGIAFFISLFFILLLGNKFISYLKRKKTGDKIREEGPSSHFSKAGTPTMGGIMIVMAIVFTMLVTGNFTNKFNNYLILMTILFTSIGFYDDYLKLTKSKNGLSSKKKVLGQLIMTLVCFAFIYSFGLVNSTIDFSVINPFIKDSYIYIGPICFIIFMIFVIIGSSNAVNLTDGLDGLVSGPIMIICIIFTMVAYFAGHKGLATYLNIYYVEGAGEIAVYLSSVIGAMIGFLWFNFYPAQIFMGDTGSLTLGGMIGMIAIFLKQELLLPIAAFVFILEAASVIIQVFYFKKTKKRFFKMAPIHHHYELSGIPETKVTMRFWIITIITCIVAFMILKLR
- a CDS encoding UDP-N-acetylmuramoyl-tripeptide--D-alanyl-D-alanine ligase, which gives rise to MNKIEILNKILNTDFAFSGNVSMDSRNLNKGDIFFAINTGNNYIEMANEKGAFVIYDDSLKDISNSKKVDNTVKFMQEMANVYRDYFKFPVIAITGSNGKTTAKDILASILDANKTMGNYNNHIGVPYTILSCPIDAKYLVLEMGMSAPLEIDLLASIAKPDYSIIVNIGDSHLEFFKDRNDIFKAKCELIPYTKKIVVVNGEDEYLKTLELDNVLKINISDIRLNDFGTSFIYDNERYSINLYGKHNAIDAALGLAVAKLLGVNVSKEKLNNLKLTKMRFELIEKCNNLYINDAYNASPISVKSSLLTLNQIFKNKRKIIILGDMLELGENEIKYHKDLKDILENIDYDKLYLYGNLMSNIEIDDAIKTNNKNEIIEDLRKEQNSIIYLKGSRGMKLEEIIGSDV